A window of Coregonus clupeaformis isolate EN_2021a chromosome 28, ASM2061545v1, whole genome shotgun sequence contains these coding sequences:
- the LOC121542527 gene encoding calcitonin gene-related peptide 1 yields MYHLKRPVFLLVPLVLLRCVATAPSNRYFTSSSEQESALLDREGWLVPGIVSNPFLGLIGARLQRGLTSVNSHHIEKRKCNTATCVTQRLADFLTRSSNTIGTVYAPTNVGSSTYGKRDLLQPPSYLPL; encoded by the exons ATGTATCACCTGAAGCGGCCCGTGTTCCTTCTGGTGCCTCTCGTGCTGCTGCGCTGTGTCGCCACCGCCCCTAGCAACAG GTACTTCACCTCATCTAGCGAGCAGGAAAGCGCGCTCCTGGACAGAGAAGGCTGGCTCGTGCCCGGGATCGTCTCCAACCCCTTCCTCGGCCTCATTGGCGCGCGGCTGCAGAGAGGGCTCACATCTGTCAACAG CCACCACATAGAGAAAAGGAAGTGCAACACGGCTACCTGTGTGACGCAGCGACTGGCCGACTTCCTGACCCGCTCCAGCAACACCATCGGCACTGTGTACGCCCCCACCAACGTAGGCTCCAGCACCTACGGGAAACGGGATCTACTGCAGCCTCCCAGCTATCTGCCTCTCTAG